One window of Quercus robur chromosome 5, dhQueRobu3.1, whole genome shotgun sequence genomic DNA carries:
- the LOC126727931 gene encoding uncharacterized protein LOC126727931 translates to MDKSWMIVGKTPDGKLSHLYIEGVNTFINFARAVVDLSDNILCPCIHSVNCYRQSLHIVRIHLLHRGIMQFYINRYNHGEPRVLNENFHDNEILDGDHMDSINAFVGDRNREEPRNATEDEEVLNFDKLEEDAKRELYLDCTDYSILKFIIEMLNVKVMTNLSNKRLDIMLELLTKALTKGNLVPKSTYEANKILRDLRMSYKHIDACKNDCALFWKENENLDKCPVCEAFRYKDIRAQGKKTPQKVLRYFSLTPRLRRLYISGQKAKDMRWYIDKHVDDGIMRHPADNEE, encoded by the coding sequence ATGGATAAAAGTTGGATGATAGTGGGTAAGACACCTGATGGCAAATTAAGTCATCTATATATtgaaggggtcaatacatttattaattttgcaaGAGCGGTTGTGGACTTAAGTGATAATATTTTGTGCCCATGTATTCACTCTGTGAATTGCTATCGACAATCTCTTCATATTGTGCGTATCCATTTGCTTCATCGTGGGATTATGCAATTTTACATTAATCGATATAATCATGGAGAACCTCGTGTATTGAACGAAAACTTTCATGATAATGAAATTTTGGATGGTGATCACATGGATAGTATCAATGCCTTCGTAGGTGACCGAAATAGAGAGGAACCAAGAAATGCAACTGAAGATGAGGAAGTGCTTAATTTTGacaaacttgaggaagatgcaAAGCGTGAGTTGTATCTAGATTGCACTGATTATAGTATCTTAAAGTTTATTATTGAGATGTTAAATGTAAAGGTAATGACTAACTTGAGTAATAAGAGACTTGATATAATGCTAGAATTACTGACAAAAGCTTTAACGAAAGGTAACTTGGTTCCAAAGTCAACATATGAAGCAAATAAGATATTACGTGACTTGCGCATGTCATACAAGCATATAGATGCATGCAAAAATGATTGTGCACTATtttggaaggaaaatgaaaaccttGATAAATGTCCAGTGTGTGAAGCATTTAGGTACAAGGATATACGTGCCCAAGGTAAGAAGACTCCTCAAAAGGTATTGCGTTACTTCTCATTGACACCAAGACTGAGGAGATTGTATATCTCAGGCCAAAAGGCTAAAGACATGAGATGGTATATAGACAAACATGTGGATGATGGGATAATGAGACATCCGGCTGATAATGAGGAGTAG